Genomic segment of Apium graveolens cultivar Ventura chromosome 7, ASM990537v1, whole genome shotgun sequence:
CCTCTATCTTCTCTTTGCAAAGAATAATTTCTTAATCTGCataaaaaattaatttgctttatTTACCAAGTAGATAAAAGATATAAGAACAAGTGAAGTCCCAAAACAATGAAAAGTTTCTATTAAATATATATCGATGCCGATATACACTACAATACTTTCAAAAACCAGAGTCATTTCTTAACAAATGATATTATAACTGGGGACAAATCAACATTTTTATATCAACTTTAGTTCCCTAGAAATTGTAGACAGAAATTTGAACCCTGTTGCCATAGCAGTAAACACACACATCACTGTTTTGGAATGTCCCTGTCATTTTTTAATAGGTCAAATACCTTTTTTTGTCAGGTATGGGGCAAGTACTTTAAGACtgtagataaaattttaaaaatctaccAGCATGTAGAATTCTAAGAGTTACACATACAAAGTTCTTTTTCTTGTTCAAACAAATTAATTTGTGCAATACTTGTGCTTGGTGCTGCAGAGGGATACCATCAGAGCTGCTTCAGAATTTGCAAAACGGAACCAATTACCAGCTACTATTAAGAATCAAATTTTGTCACACATCTGTCTCAAATTCAGAACAGAGGGATTAAAACAGCAAGAGACCATGAATAGTCTGCCAAAAGCAATACGCTTAagcatcgcacatcatctcttTTTTCCAATTATTCAGAATGCCCCGCTTTTTCAAGGAGTTTCTGCTGACTACTTATTTCAACTGGTATTACTTTTCTGTCTAACCTATTCCTTTTTTTCGTAGTACCCAATAAAATGAGGTTCTTTCAATGCATAATTGGTATATTGCTACAGCGAGGTTCTAACACGAGGTACTCTTTGACTAAAAGGCTACTGAAATAGAAGCCGAGTATTTCCCACCAAAGGAAGCTGTGATTCTACAAAATGAGGCTCCAACAGATTTGTACATTATAGTATCAGGAGCAGTGGTTAGTGAGCTTCTTACACATCATGCTTAGTATCTTTAAATCATTTAATCTGTTGCTGACATGGTGAAATTGTCATGGCAGGAATTGATTAGAAAAAGTAACGGTCATGATCAAGTACGTAATCTCCGATAAGTACATTTAATATTTATAGAGAATTTAGCAATTGATCGTAATATATATTCCCAACATACCTGCAGGTCCTCCGCAAGGCAATTCCGGGGGATGTGTTCGGAGAACTAGGGGTTTTGTGCCACAGGCCACAACCATTCACCGCCCGAACTACTGAAATTTCGCAAATACTTAGACTGAGTGGACCTGCTGTAATGGGCATTATACAGGCAAATGCTCAAGTAGGGCAAATAATTATGAACAATTTTTATCAGGTAAGAACTAAATATAAAACTTTACAAGGATGGCTATGTAGCTATGCTCTTTTCTGATCATATTGATTTTTCCATTTCGGAACAATAGGAAATGGGAGGAATTGAAAGAAGTGGTTATAAACAGCACAATCGTCTGAGATCAGACTTCAGTCAGGGGCTAGATGGTCAATCAGAAGGAGAAAATCACTCTTATGACACAAAAGATGTTTCTAATGAAGACCCAATGCCTCAAGATTCAAAGAATTCAGAAATTGAACAGAAGGAACAAACAGGATGTTCGAGCACTTTCCGTACATACAGGATGGATGTGAAGTCAACAGAAGATGACCAGACAGCTCTACATGTTGCTTTTTGCAAGGGGAAGCTTGGCAGTACAAGGACGTTTTTGGAAGGTAAATTTAGTAAGAATAAGCCAGATGCCAAAGAGTGGACACCAGCTCTAGCAGAACAGGAAGGAAGCAAATCTATTGACGACCTTGTAcaaaattatgaaattaaaaGCTTAACAGATGAACACAAGGTAGATGTTCTTACAGATACATCAGAAATTACCCAGGGTGACAGATTTAAACCAACATCAAATGGGCCAATCAGTTATCTCAAACCATATGTTAAAAATTCTATATCATTTGGCTCAACTAGTTCGAGCCATGCCACTGATGCTGAAGTTGTTAAATTTAATAGGAGAGTCACCATTCACATGAAGTTTCTAAAGAAGGATGCACTACCAAAGAAGCCTGGGAAGTTAATAATCCTACCTGATTCCATAGAAGAGCTATTTCAAATTGCAGGTAAGCTTTTCTTCGAGCATTAATACAATAAACCTGAAACTGCAGATAGAAATCCATTAGTTTGATTTAATATCTTGCACCCTTTCAACTGCAGGCCAGAAGTTTGGAGGGTATAATATAAGAAAAGTTGTAAATTCAGAGAATGCAGAGATAGATGATTTAGGTATCATCCGTGATGGAGACCATTTGTTTCTCATACCAGAGATTTATGAAAGAGTTTAATATTATACTAATTAAAGCATGTATAAAAATGCAAAGAGATCTTCAGTCGTTCAAGCAACATTACAATAGAATCTTGTAAAAAAATGTTTGCCGCCATATTACATCTATATATCAAATCAGGCTCCGAGGAGACAGGCATCATACTGCCAAGTGGAAAAGAAAATATAATCAGACTATACAAAGTTGCTCCAAAGCACTCCCAACAGATGATATCAATATTTGATGCCAGACTCAGCAGAATAAACAAAACACATATGCAACActgcaatcaaacttgtcacaaaatgtATCATTTCCTCGTAGAGTCTTCTAATTGGATAAAGGATGAGCTTCAGCATTAAAACAAACTCATCTTATGTAATAATTTCATATTTCCAAACAAAAAGCATAAATTCTTGGGTTTTTCATGCAAAAATAAGGATATTGTGAACATACAATATCCTTTTTGACTAATATCTAACTATCTAATTATATTATTACAGACAACTATTTATCAACTTTATACATATCAACTTATAACATAATAAAAGGTCAATTCACAGTGTACACATAATCAATATACGAGATAATGCGAAACTCGAAGACTAGAAAGAATACATATTCGATTTAAGAAGCTCAAAATATGAAACTAGCCACATTTCTATACATATCTACAATGACAATGAGAAATACAAGTAAATGAACACACActgatatatatgtatatagacTAGTCAATGTGCCCACTACATTAAGGCATTATAAAAATGgtaaaatttaatataaaattattataataattgAATAACTTGAGAGAGTGTTCAATtcaatataataattaaaaaactTTGCAAAATGCTTCATATAACTCTTATGTAATTGAAATGACTATAATTAGACCTGGCAAATTATTCAAGTTATGTAGTTTATATCGTATATTTTTGTATTTCGTGTACTTTAATTTTGTATCATTTCGTGTCatatttttgtatatatatataagaatatatattttttaaaatatatataatattaaaataatattttttaaatttatgtttgaataaaaatatataattaaaactctaatttacaaaaagaaaattttaaatttattattttaagtATGTTATCATTGAACTAAGAAGTTTGTGCACAAAAATCAAAGGACATATAAGAAAATAGAGGGAATATTAATAATACCTAAAAGTgctatttaaattatttaaagtttttaaatgttgaatattttatttaattagtGCAGTTAAAAGAAATTGTAATGGGATTCTAAATCTTAGTTGTATAATTTGTCAATAAAGACTGTTATTGAAAAAGTAAATTGCGTCGGTATGTACTCAtttgaaaaattttaaaataagtaatttatgatttaaaataaataagtgactTATAAGTAATAGGTAAATGAATatttataagttaaataagtTTGGATAATTTTACATTGTTTTTGCTTAAATTAATTAAAGTTAATTTTTTAATACAACTATCTTAATTCgtgaattttaaatttaaaaaatatttaaaaaaataaatattaaaagtaaaaaaataaaaaagcgAAAAGTCAAAAGAATTTGAAAAGAAGTACGTCATTTTTAACATTCAACTTATTAGTTTATAAGTTATAATTTTGATTTTTAACATTCAACTTATTagtttataaattataattttgatTAACTTACTATAGATAAACACTTGTCTATACTATTTACGGACTTATAAGTGACCAAGTAACTTATTTTGCATTAGCCAAACATGTCATATATATGCTTGTGTATATATGATCAATTATGTATTATTATTCAACTTTTTATAGAAATGAAATGAAAAATAATTAAGAGCATCACAGATTCTTAAAATTAATGAGAATGTATTATCTTACTCTCAAGACTTCTTTCAATTTTTATAACTCAGTGATATCTCGACTTCTAAACGTATGTAATGTTAATTCTTAGTGATCTATTTTTGGCTTAGTCCCATTACCATATTTGCAATATTACATACCAAAGTCAGCAGCGGAGAAATTAGAAACTCTCTAATTTACTTGAGAGGTATTTTCGGAAGGCCAGATCCAACACTCGAGTTCTTTTTAATAATACTTCTCATCATCGCCTTTGGCGATACCTTTACTTCGACTTAAACATCTTTTAATATATTCATTCCGTATAATAGAAACagttattataaataattaaaagttTTGTAGTGACTTTCGATATCAAGATTTTGTGAGATCAAAACACCCGTGAAATTTTAGTTTTTACTCTTCATCCATTATTTCATTTGATCAGTTGATTCATTAAAAATACTAATTTATTTTGAAttgttaaaaaataaaatatcaatatccttgaattaatttaattaaaattttaaatagaTTGAGAATACTATTTATGCTCACACTGTGCATTAAATTAGCGTCAAAGCACATACACTTTTATGTTATATAATAATATGAAATATCCATCATTTCATCCTACTCAATTAAAATGGGATGCATCTCATTCTCCTGCAAAACATTTTTTTTCATGATCAGCCTCAAAAGAACCCCATATTCATTACAAACAACAAAGAAAACAGGTTAACACATCCATTACATACTCATTACAAACAACAAAGAAAACAGGTTAACACATCCATTACAACCGCATCTTCCTGCTCCAACCCTATACCATACATATAATGAATACGAGCTCATTGTCAGTATCCCGTAATTTAAGAAACTATCTATCATCGGGGATCAAGGCAGTAATCTTCTTCCATTTTTGATGAGCTTAACTGAGACACTTTCTTATAGAAGAATTGAACTGATTAGCCTATATACCATTGTGCACATGAACATAATTCTTTTAAAATAGCGCATAGAAGATGCTCAGAGATAAAAGAAACTTTACCAAATATAAACTCTCATTTTTAACGACAATCGATGTTCCATAGAAAGACCCAGTAAATAGCTTCTTTTATTTATTGTCAAAATAGTACTTCCTATATGACTTATCACCCATCTTTGTGTCTGATGGTGTAACTTCAGCTTGTTGCCGGATTTCATCCCATTGTCCTGTAAAATGACTTTAATTCATTTTAGTAACCTCAACGTGTTTAAAAGGTACTTGCAAAATTGAGCACACAAATAATGAACATAGTTTGAGAAGTCAATCATGTACAGATTGTTCTATTGAAAAATACATTACAAAACTAAAGGCAACAatccaaaaaaattaaaatatacattAGGTAGCtttgatttattaaaaaaattagtatACAATTAAGGGTAGACATTTTAAGCCGGGCATTGACAGTACTTCATGATTTAAACTCAATCATCAGAGGCAACCTTTGAGTTAATAATTGTAAACTATTTTCTACGATTTATTATAACTATTTAGATTTGGATAAAATGAACCGGGTTTAGGAATATAATACAATTCAGAAGTATACTACTCATCAAAGCATTATAGACATGTATTAGGTAAAATGAAAGTATAACTTGAGGAAACATTGCAATAACTTGATAAAAGAAAAACTTTGCTTCATTTCATTCTCTTCGTACCTGTGTTTCATTCTCCTTAATTAATTTCTTATATGTATACTTTGATTTTATCAACTACAAACATAATATTATAATACAAAGTAAAAAAATCGAAATGAAAATAAAATCACTCATAAGATTGTTTATTCACTACAAACATCAACAAATAATCTTTAATGTAGAGAAAATTAAGCAGCATAATTGATGTCCTAAGATCTAAAGTTACATACAACCTCTCAGAATGCTAAGTTCCAAGAAACCATCTATAGGGATTATGAACTAAAAAAGGTTTAAGTGTTCTTTTATATACTAAACTTAGTCACTAAATGACGCACAAACATGAGtaagactaaaataagaagagcAGACTACCTTTCAAAATACTGAACCAAGCGTTCTGCATTTGGAATAAATTTCACTAATTGAAGTTTTCATTCAAAGCCATATGCAACAATGaaaaaaattcaataattattaGTTATTTTTCAAATATAGTTCCTTGCAATACATGAGAGTGAGAGTCCTCTATTTTGGTAAAGATTGACAACCTTTCAATTTATTTCATAGTTGGCAATAAAAATGAGAAAGTTTAAAGCTGAAAAATGACAATAAACTCTCTTGGAACTTCTATCACATGTTTACGAATTAATAAGAATAACCAATTATTGTATCGAACATTCATTTATAAACTAAATTTAATCAAGATTGGGTtacttaaaataaaataaaaataacataccttaaaaatgataaattaaaAGACCGCCTTCGAAAGCAATATCAATCATGTTCTCAAGCTCCTAACATTAATCAAATCAAATTTATTACATATCCTGTATCATAAGAAAACATGTATTAGATGACCAAAAAACAAAAATGGTGGCAAGAATGCTAACATGAAATACCAAGTTTGATAATATAGTGGAAAACAATTTTCCTAGATAATTTTAACTCCAAACAGGGaattaaacaaataaaattaaGTTGAACATCACATCTGGCAGCCTGGAAGGAGACCCACTCATGACTCGACTTCAGGAAAACTAATGTTTGGCTGTCAGGCATCGTTATCTTTGCAATCAAGGAAATATCACAGTTGGACTACTCATATACGAAACTAATGTTACTAATGCTAGCCGCTAGCCTTGTATTTTTTGGTCCTTAGCATGGCAAAGCTTTCATTGAGATAGCAACTATTATTGCTTAAATAATTTGTGGGGATAATATAGCACcttgtaaaaaaataaaaaattcactGCAGAGGCCTAAAATAAAAGTAATGGCATATTAAGATTCAAACTTTGAAGAGGCCTTACTTTTATGGGATGAGATCAAGTAGGTAAAGCGGATTCCAAAAGTCTAATTCAACACAAAGTTGATGCTTATGTATTTTTTTCCCAAgtcttgcatttcaaatttcgATAATCTGGGCAAATAACAAAAATCAGGGATTCGAAGAAAAATCTGAAGAACAACTTCATTTATCATCTTATGGTTGGACTATATGCAATTCACtcctgatagggataaataaatcctgattgtataaattgcattaattgtacaaggtatgggcttctaggcccaataagaagatgtatgacattcagacc
This window contains:
- the LOC141674999 gene encoding potassium channel KAT3-like isoform X2, which translates into the protein MSFSSTKTFLQKFCLDEFQRDIGSHGGVFSKDLLPSLGSSINQATRLPKYIISPFSPLYRAWEMFLVILVIYSAWLCPFEFAFLTYKQNPLFIFDNIVNAFFAIDIILTFFVAYVDSQSYLLVYEPKKISIRYISTWFIFDVCSTAPLQPLSLLLTDHRSVLSFKVLNMLRLWRLRRVSCLFARLEKDIRFNYFWIRCTKLISVTLFAVHCAGCFNYLIADRYPNPERTWIGSVNQKFKEENLWERYVISIYWSIVTLTTTGYGDLHAENTREMLFDIFYMLFNLGLTSYLIGNMTNLVVHWTSCTRDFRDTIRAASEFAKRNQLPATIKNQILSHICLKFRTEGLKQQETMNSLPKAIRLSIAHHLFFPIIQNAPLFQGVSADYLFQLATEIEAEYFPPKEAVILQNEAPTDLYIIVSGAVELIRKSNGHDQVLRKAIPGDVFGELGVLCHRPQPFTARTTEISQILRLSGPAVMGIIQANAQVGQIIMNNFYQEMGGIERSGYKQHNRLRSDFSQGLDGQSEGENHSYDTKDVSNEDPMPQDSKNSEIEQKEQTGCSSTFRTYRMDVKSTEDDQTALHVAFCKGKLGSTRTFLEGKFSKNKPDAKEWTPALAEQEGSKSIDDLVQNYEIKSLTDEHKESHHSHEVSKEGCTTKEAWEVNNPT
- the LOC141674999 gene encoding potassium channel KAT3-like isoform X1, whose amino-acid sequence is MSFSSTKTFLQKFCLDEFQRDIGSHGGVFSKDLLPSLGSSINQATRLPKYIISPFSPLYRAWEMFLVILVIYSAWLCPFEFAFLTYKQNPLFIFDNIVNAFFAIDIILTFFVAYVDSQSYLLVYEPKKISIRYISTWFIFDVCSTAPLQPLSLLLTDHRSVLSFKVLNMLRLWRLRRVSCLFARLEKDIRFNYFWIRCTKLISVTLFAVHCAGCFNYLIADRYPNPERTWIGSVNQKFKEENLWERYVISIYWSIVTLTTTGYGDLHAENTREMLFDIFYMLFNLGLTSYLIGNMTNLVVHWTSCTRDFRDTIRAASEFAKRNQLPATIKNQILSHICLKFRTEGLKQQETMNSLPKAIRLSIAHHLFFPIIQNAPLFQGVSADYLFQLATEIEAEYFPPKEAVILQNEAPTDLYIIVSGAVELIRKSNGHDQVLRKAIPGDVFGELGVLCHRPQPFTARTTEISQILRLSGPAVMGIIQANAQVGQIIMNNFYQEMGGIERSGYKQHNRLRSDFSQGLDGQSEGENHSYDTKDVSNEDPMPQDSKNSEIEQKEQTGCSSTFRTYRMDVKSTEDDQTALHVAFCKGKLGSTRTFLEGKFSKNKPDAKEWTPALAEQEGSKSIDDLVQNYEIKSLTDEHKVDVLTDTSEITQGDRFKPTSNGPISYLKPYVKNSISFGSTSSSHATDAEVVKFNRRVTIHMKFLKKDALPKKPGKLIILPDSIEELFQIAGQKFGGYNIRKVVNSENAEIDDLGIIRDGDHLFLIPEIYERV